A window of the Euzebya pacifica genome harbors these coding sequences:
- the rph gene encoding ribonuclease PH encodes MTDQPARPDGRATDQLRPLTITTGLQSYAEGSADITMGETRVLCSASISDDVPRWLRESGSGWITGEYSMLPRATRERTDREAARGKQKGRTVEIQRLIGRSLRAAVDLDHLGGVSITLDCDVLQADGGTRTASISGAWVALAVGLRTAAEREIIRTLPELTQIAAVSVGIVDGEPRLDLCYDEDAGAETDMNVVMSGDGRLIEVQGTAEGVPFSRQELTDMLDLAAAGCEQLFAAQRDAVAAA; translated from the coding sequence TTGACCGACCAGCCCGCACGTCCCGACGGCCGCGCCACCGACCAGCTGCGCCCCCTCACCATCACCACCGGCCTGCAGTCCTATGCGGAGGGATCCGCCGACATCACGATGGGGGAGACCCGTGTGCTGTGCTCGGCGAGCATCAGCGACGACGTGCCGCGATGGCTGCGGGAGTCCGGCTCGGGCTGGATCACCGGCGAGTACTCGATGTTGCCGCGCGCCACCCGCGAGCGAACCGATCGCGAGGCCGCTCGTGGCAAGCAGAAGGGGCGCACCGTGGAGATCCAGCGGCTCATCGGTCGGTCCCTCCGCGCAGCCGTCGACCTCGACCACCTCGGTGGGGTGTCGATCACGCTGGACTGCGACGTCCTCCAGGCCGACGGCGGGACACGAACCGCGTCGATCAGCGGGGCCTGGGTGGCCCTGGCGGTCGGACTGCGCACAGCGGCGGAACGGGAGATCATCCGCACCCTCCCGGAGCTGACCCAGATCGCGGCGGTCAGCGTCGGCATCGTCGACGGCGAGCCGCGCCTGGACCTGTGCTACGACGAGGACGCCGGCGCCGAGACCGACATGAACGTCGTGATGTCCGGCGACGGTCGGCTCATCGAGGTGCAGGGCACCGCCGAGGGGGTGCCGTTCAGCCGCCAGGAGCTGACCGACATGCTGGACCTGGCCGCCGCGGGCTGCGAGCAGCTGTTCGCCGCCCAGCGCGACGCGGTCGCCGCCGCGTGA
- the rdgB gene encoding RdgB/HAM1 family non-canonical purine NTP pyrophosphatase — protein sequence MTARLVLATTNVGKVAELRDILTGLDVELLDAGAVDLPDVEETGETFAANAVLKATACAAAVGLPCVADDSGLAVDVLDGAPGVYSARYAGPQRDDDANLQLVLERTAGEEAPTARFVCAAALALPDGTVEVVEGIMEGTIVRPPRGTNGFGYDPIFQPRGHDLTSAEMAPADKHAISHRGKAFRTLRPRIAALLAGPSSQG from the coding sequence GTGACCGCACGCCTGGTCCTCGCCACCACCAACGTCGGCAAGGTCGCGGAGCTCCGCGACATCCTGACCGGGCTCGACGTCGAGCTCCTCGACGCCGGGGCCGTCGACCTGCCCGATGTGGAGGAGACCGGCGAGACGTTCGCCGCCAACGCCGTGCTCAAGGCCACCGCCTGCGCAGCTGCGGTCGGGCTGCCCTGTGTGGCCGACGACAGCGGGCTGGCGGTCGACGTCCTCGATGGCGCTCCGGGGGTGTACTCCGCTCGCTACGCCGGGCCACAACGCGACGACGACGCCAACCTGCAGCTCGTGCTCGAACGAACCGCAGGGGAGGAGGCGCCCACCGCCCGGTTCGTCTGCGCCGCCGCCCTGGCGCTGCCCGACGGGACGGTGGAGGTCGTCGAGGGGATCATGGAGGGCACCATCGTGCGGCCGCCGCGGGGGACCAACGGCTTCGGCTACGACCCGATCTTCCAGCCCCGGGGACACGACCTGACGTCGGCGGAGATGGCGCCGGCGGACAAGCACGCGATCAGCCATCGTGGCAAGGCGTTCCGCACTCTCCGGCCACGCATCGCCGCCCTGCTCGCCGGCCCGTCCTCCCAGGGCTGA